One part of the Rhodothermales bacterium genome encodes these proteins:
- the yidD gene encoding membrane protein insertion efficiency factor YidD — MTTHDVTSPAPYQLSYWLMAAIRLYQRTLSPLLGQSCRFSPTCSMYAYDSIRLHGAIRGSWLAGKRVGRCNPWGGLGFDPVPQPDSEVGSDLGGRP, encoded by the coding sequence ATGACCACCCACGACGTCACTTCCCCGGCGCCATACCAGCTTTCCTACTGGCTGATGGCGGCGATCCGGCTTTACCAGCGAACACTGTCACCTTTGCTGGGACAGAGTTGTCGATTTAGTCCTACGTGTTCCATGTACGCCTACGACTCGATCAGGCTGCACGGAGCCATCAGGGGAAGCTGGCTCGCCGGGAAACGGGTGGGACGCTGCAATCCGTGGGGAGGTCTCGGGTTCGATCCGGTACCGCAACCGGACAGTGAGGTAGGCAGCGACCTGGGAGGACGCCCATGA
- the rnpA gene encoding ribonuclease P protein component has product MDFGRACVPELDAPLCNAVGKKAGSASPRNVSLTGKRNFDRVYRQGNRVHVAAAGIVAIESQTREDEHADGMDDAGTPARAPSRLAFVAGRSVGNAVVRNRAKRRLREAVRMVHVPDGWDLVISARTGTATEPFDQLVKQLQEGIARATSGKR; this is encoded by the coding sequence TGTGCAACGCCGTCGGCAAAAAGGCCGGAAGCGCCTCGCCGCGTAACGTCTCCCTCACGGGAAAACGCAACTTCGATCGGGTGTACCGTCAAGGGAACCGTGTTCACGTGGCTGCCGCAGGCATCGTCGCAATCGAGTCGCAGACTCGGGAGGACGAGCATGCGGACGGAATGGACGATGCGGGAACTCCTGCTAGAGCACCTTCCCGGCTAGCGTTCGTTGCCGGACGGTCTGTCGGAAATGCGGTCGTCCGCAACCGGGCGAAACGGCGCCTCCGTGAGGCGGTGCGAATGGTACATGTGCCAGACGGATGGGATCTCGTGATCTCGGCCCGGACAGGAACGGCGACTGAGCCGTTCGACCAGCTGGTCAAACAGCTGCAAGAAGGGATAGCGCGAGCTACCTCCGGGAAGCGTTAG